In Anabas testudineus chromosome 12, fAnaTes1.2, whole genome shotgun sequence, one genomic interval encodes:
- the mtrex gene encoding exosome RNA helicase MTR4, whose product MADAFGDGLFSVFDDEQQTTTSKKIPPSVAPETGKASGKNGSDKDAGPSARVKREADSDGGEEVVFGKKPRYEAVSANDLNLTEFMPQVKVEQVETVEGCSHEVALPVSDEYKPLKPRVGKAAKEYPFILDPFQREAILCIDNNESVLVSAHTSAGKTVCAEYAIALALREKQRVIFTSPIKALSNQKYREMYEEFQDVGLMTGDVTINPTASCLVMTTEILRSMLYRGSEIMREVAWVIFDEIHYMRDAERGVVWEETIILLPDNVHYVFLSATIPNARQFAEWICHLHKQPCHVVYTDYRPTPLQHYIFPAGGDGLHLVVDENGDFREDNFNTAMQVLRDTGDSGSSSGGKWDPRGRKGGTKGPSSVFKIVKMIMERNFQPVIIFSFSKKECEAYALQVAKLDFNRDDEKRLVEEVFNNAVDCLSDEDKKLPQVEHVLPLLKRGIGIHHGGLLPILKETIEILFSEGLLKALFATETFAMGINMPARTVLFTSARKFDGKNHRFITSGEYIQMSGRAGRRGMDDRGIVIFMVDEKMSPAVGKQLLKGSADPLNSAFHLTYNMVLNLLRVEEINPEYMLEKSFYQFQHYRALPGVVEKIKKLEEQYHTIEIPNEESVVTYYKIRQQLAKLGKEILEFILKPKYCLPFLQPGRLVKVKNEDADFGWGVVVNFSKKSNVKASTDSEMLYVVEVLLHCSKDSVKDSATEAAKPAAPGETGEMQVVPVMLHLLTAISSVRLYIPKDLRPFDNRQLMLKSIQEVQKRFPDGVPLLDPIDDMGIKDPALKKVIQKVEAFEHRMYSHSLHSDPNLESVYSLCEKKALIAADVRTAKRELKKARTVLHMDKLKCRKRVLRRLGFASPSDVIEMKGRVACEISSGDELLLTEMMFNGLFNDLTVEQATALLSCFVFQENASEMPKLTEQLAAPLRQMQECAKRIAKVSADAKLEVDEETYLGQFKPHLMDVVYAWANGATFAQICKMTDVFEGSIIRCMRRLEEVLRQMCSAAKAIGNTELENKFAEGITKIKRDIVFAASLYL is encoded by the exons ATGGCAGACGCGTTTGGAGACGGTTTGTTCAGCGTGTTTGACGATGAACAACAAACCACCACAAGCAAAAAGATACCTCCCTCTGTGGCTCCAGAAACGGG CAAAGCTTCTGGTAAAAATGGCAGCGACAAGGATGCTGGTCCATCTGCTCGCGTTAAGAGGGAAGCAGACAGTGATGGTGGAGAGGAGGTGGTGTTCGGGAAGAAACCTCGATATGAAGCAGTCTCCGCTAATGACCTGAA TCTCACCGAATTTATGCCACAAGTGAAAGTGGAGCAAGTCGAGACAGTGGAAGGATGCTCGCAcgag GTTGCGCTGCCTGTCAGTGATGAATATAAACCACTGAAACCTCGAGTGGGTAAAGCAGCCAAG GAGTACCCTTTTATTCTTGACCCTTTCCAGCGTGAGGCTATCTTATGTATTGACAACAATGAGTCTGTGCTTGTGTCTGCACACACTTCTGCTGGCAAGACTGTCTGTGCTGA ATATGCCATTGCTCTGGCtctcagagagaaacagagagtgaTCTTCACCAGCCCCATCAAGGCTCTGTCCAAccagaaatacagagaaatgtaCGAAGAGTTTCAAGACGTGGGTCTGATGACTGGAGACGTCACCATCAACCCCACTGCATCCTGCCTGGTCATGACAACAGAG atTCTGAGGAGCATGCTGTACCGAGGCTCTGAGATCATGAGGGAAGTGGCGTGGGTCATCTTTGATGAGATCCACTACATGAGAGATGCAG aacGAGGTGTGGTATGGGAGGAGACTATCATTCTTCTTCCCGACAATGTGCATTACGTCTTCCTGTCGGCCACCATCCCAAATGCCAGACAGTTTGCAGAATGGATTTGTCACCTACATAAGCAG cCCTGCCATGTGGTGTACACAGACTACCGCCCCACTCCACTGCAACACTACATCTTTCCAGCAGGGGGAGATGGACTCCACCTGGTGGTTGATGAGAAC GGAGACTTCAGAGAGGACAATTTCAACACAGCTATGCAGGTGCTAAGAGACACGGGGGATTCTGGGAGTAGCAGCGGTGGCAAGTGGGATCCGAGAGGACGGAAAGGAGGCACTAAAG GTCCATCCAGTGTGTTCAAGATAGTGAAGATGATCATGGAGAGGAACTTCCAGCCTGTCATAATTTTCAGCTTCAGCAAGAAAGAGTGTGAGGCCTACGCTCTGCAGGTGGCCAAACTGGACTTTAACAGAG ATGATGAGAAACGTCTGGTGGAGGAAGTGTTCAACAACGCAGTGGACTGTCTTTCAGACGAAGACAAGAAACTCCCCCAG GTGGAGCATGTGCTGCCATTGTTGAAGAGGGGCATAGGCATCCACCACGGAGGCCTGCTGCCCATCCTGAAAGAGACCATAGAGATCCTTTTCTCTGAAGGCCTTCTCAAG gcCCTGTTTGCCACAGAAACATTCGCCATGGGCATTAATATGCCAGCTCGCACTGTACTCTTCACAAGCGCACGCAAGTTTGATGGCAAGAATCATCGCTTT ATTACTTCAGGTGAGTACATCCAGATGTCAGGACGTGCTGGGAGGAGAGGAATGGACGACAGGGGAATAGTTATTTTCATGGTGGATGAAAAGATGAGTCCAGCTGTGGGCAAACAGCTACTCAAG GGATCAGCAGACCCCTTGAACAGTGCGTTCCATCTGACCTACAACATGGTTCTCAACCTGCTGCGTGTGGAGGAGATTAACCCAGAGTATATGCTGGAGAAATCTTTCTACCAGTTCCAGCACTACAGAGCTTTGCCCGGTGTAGTGGAAA AAATTAAAAAGTTGGAGGAGCAGTATCACACCATTGAGATACCTAATGAAGAGAGCGTTGTTACTTACTATAAAATCAGACAGCAGCTGGCCAAACTAGGCAAAGAGATACTGGAGTTCATCCTTAAACCCAAGTACTGCTTGCCGTTCTTGCAACCTGGGCGACTTGTTAAG GTTAAAAATGAAGATGCTGACTTTGGCTGGGGAGTTGTTGTAAACTTTAGTAAGAAGTCAAACGTAAAG GCGAGCACAGATTCAGAGATGCTTTATGTTGTGGAGGTTTTGCTTCACTGTAGTAAAGACAGTGTAAAAGATTCTGCGACTGAGGCTGCTAAACCTGCTGCTCCAGGGGAGACTGGAGAGATGCAG GTCGTGCCAGTGATGCTGCATCTGCTGACTGCCATTAGCTCAGTTCGTCTTTACATCCCCAAAGACCTGAGACCCTTTGACAACAGACAGCTCATGCTCAAGTCTATACAG GAGGTGCAGAAACGTTTCCCAGATGGTGTTCCTCTTCTCGATCCCATAGATGACATGGGCATCAAAGACCCTGCTCTAAAGAAAGTAATTCAGAAGGTGGAGGCCTTTGAGCACCGCATGTACTCTCACTCCCTCCACAGTGACCCCAACTTGGAATCTGTTTATTCTCTCTGTGAGAAGAAAGCTCTG ATTGCAGCAGATGTTCGAACAGCCAAGCGGGAGTTGAAGAAAGCTCGGACCGTCTTACATATGGACAAACTGAAGTGCAGGAAGAGAGTTCTGCGACGCCTCGGCTTTGCCAGCCCCTCTGATGTGATTGAAATGAAAGGTCGAGTGGCCTGTGAAATTAGCAG TGGTGATGAGCTCCTGCTGACGGAGATGATGTTCAACGGCCTCTTCAATGACCTGACAGTTGAACAAGCCACCGCCCTGCTGTCCTGCTTCGTGTTCCAGGAGAAC GCCAGTGAGATGCCAAAACTCACAGAACAGCTGGCTGCACCTCTGAGACAAATGCAG GAGTGTGCAAAGCGCATAGCCAAAGTGTCTGCAGACGCCAAGCTGGAGGTGGACGAGGAGACGTATCTAGGCCAATTTAAGCCCCACCTGATGGATGTGGTCTACGCCTGGGCCAACGGCGCCACGTTTGCTCAAATCTGCAAGATGACCGACGTCTTTGAAG GAAGCATCATCCGCTGCATGCGTCGTCTGGAGGAGGTACTGAGACAAATGTGCTCGGCTGCTAAAGCCATTGGCAACACTGAACTGGAGAACAAGTTTGCAGAAG gcaTAACAAAGATCAAGAGAGACATTGTTTTTGCTGCTAGTCTCTACCTATAA
- the plpp1a gene encoding phospholipid phosphatase 1 isoform X2 → MFEIRGIPFVLLDLACLVLVGIPFVILNVQHRPFRRGFFCNDDSLKYPFKEDTISYQLLGGVMVPVTMLTMIFGECLLVYLKRIQSKSSFGSYVAYVYKAVGTFLFGAAMSQSLTDIAKYSIGRLRPHFLDICRPDWKLINCTSGAYIENFNCTGDLTKVNEGRLSFYSGHSSFSMYCMLFLALYLQARLQTEWARLLRPTIQFFLIAASVFTGLSRVSDYKHHWSDVLTGLLQGAIMAILVVFFVSDFFKPHADSHKKSDIPHTTLQETPTNGNHFESPN, encoded by the exons TTGGAATCCCATTTGTAATACTCAATGTGCAGCACAGGCCTTTCCGCCGAGGGTTTTTCTGTAATGATGATTCACTCAAGTACCCCTTTAAGGAAGACACCATTTCCTATCAGTTGTTAGGAGGTGTTATGGTCCCTGTCACAATGCTCACT ATGATCTTTGGCGAGTGCCTTTTAGTCTACCTAAAACGCATCCAATCCAAGTCCTCTTTTGGCAGCTATGTTGCCTATGTTTACAAAGCTGTGGGCACCTTCCTCTTTGGTGCTGCAATGAGCCAGTCTCTGACCGACATAGCCAAATATTCTATTGGCCGACTCAGGCCACACTTCCTGGATATTTGCCGGCCTGACTGGAAACTCATCAACTGTACATCAGGGGCGTATATTGAAAACTTCAATTGCACTGGAGACCTAACCAAGGTCAACGAGGGCAG gCTGTCCTTTTACTCTGGCCACTCCTCTTTCTCCATGTACTGCATGCTGTTCTTGGCG CTCTACCTGCAGGCTCGACTCCAGACCGAATGGGCGAGACTGCTGAGACCCACGATCCAGTTTTTCCTGATTGCCGCCTCTGTGTTTACGGGACTGTCGAGGGTGTCCGATTATAAACATCACTGGAGTGATGTGCTGACTGGACTCCTGCAGGGGGCCATTATGGCTATATTGGTG GTCTTCTTTGTGTCTGACTTCTTTAAGCCACATGCGGATTCCCATAAAAAGTCGGACATCCCCCACACAACCCTGCAGGAGACCCCAACAAATGGAAACCACTTTGAGAGCCCCAACTAA